In the genome of Saprospira sp. CCB-QB6, one region contains:
- a CDS encoding DUF3137 domain-containing protein, with product MKNLEQLKSSMQEVIERLETERKRQLSNFKLIQKLLFIPIVLFIAAAASMLIIPQFWYLAIALMVGASALLAWMYVQQLQKPKQLYREQFKSQFFKEMVANFYPSMHYQPNNYVPKVDFYKSHLFHGKANEGYTGEDFFSGVVAGLNMRFSEVNAQQLIGKNEVTLFNGIFMVLDIQTQLKGATFIVPDNYEQWLGQLAVKIQDQLDVLHEGHLLHLDNAPDFENKFAIYSTDIPEAKTILTQELIDSVLWIRKTFESQISLAFQDQQLYIAIPLNHERLFEPELNKSLTADDEMLQRIFAELKSCFDLIHKLPLEQLRKAKG from the coding sequence ATGAAAAACCTTGAACAGCTAAAATCCTCTATGCAAGAGGTGATTGAGCGCTTGGAAACAGAGCGAAAAAGACAATTGTCTAATTTTAAGCTCATTCAAAAGCTACTCTTTATTCCTATCGTCTTATTTATTGCGGCGGCTGCAAGTATGCTCATTATTCCGCAATTTTGGTATTTGGCTATTGCCCTTATGGTGGGAGCATCAGCGCTTTTGGCTTGGATGTATGTCCAACAACTCCAAAAGCCTAAGCAGCTGTATCGAGAACAGTTTAAATCACAGTTCTTTAAGGAAATGGTGGCTAATTTCTACCCTAGTATGCACTATCAGCCAAATAATTATGTCCCCAAAGTAGATTTTTACAAAAGCCATCTCTTTCATGGTAAAGCTAATGAAGGCTACACTGGAGAAGACTTTTTCTCTGGGGTTGTAGCTGGACTAAACATGCGCTTCTCAGAAGTCAATGCCCAACAACTCATCGGAAAAAATGAGGTGACACTGTTTAACGGTATCTTCATGGTGCTCGATATCCAAACCCAACTCAAGGGGGCTACTTTTATTGTCCCCGATAATTATGAGCAGTGGCTAGGTCAATTGGCTGTGAAAATCCAAGACCAACTAGATGTGCTGCATGAGGGCCATTTATTACATCTAGATAATGCCCCAGATTTCGAGAATAAGTTTGCCATCTACTCAACAGATATTCCAGAAGCAAAAACTATCCTAACCCAAGAACTGATTGATTCAGTGCTTTGGATTCGCAAAACCTTTGAAAGCCAAATCTCTTTGGCCTTCCAAGATCAGCAACTTTATATTGCTATTCCCCTTAATCATGAACGTCTCTTTGAACCAGAACTCAATAAAAGCCTTACTGCCGATGATGAGATGCTACAACGCATCTTTGCAGAACTCAAAAGCTGCTTTGATCTGATTCATAAACTGCCCTTAGAGCAATTGCGAAAAGCTAAGGGTTAA
- a CDS encoding gliding motility-associated C-terminal domain-containing protein — MKQLFLSSLFLLVNLSMLWATHNRAGEITYRQTGALSIEARIVTYTKISGQSIHADRTELDLSWGDGTSSTVPRDYFVMLHNDIRMNVYTATHSYPGPNPGGQPYVMGMQDPNRNADILNVNNGNSVNVAFYIQTEVFLFPTSIYGNNNSPILLEPPIDFGVVGQIFQHTPNGYDPDGDSVAYELVTCLSDLNNPVPGFLPVNAIGPGPNNNFTFDQQTGLFTWNTPQVAGEYNIAILVKSYRNGAYLGGIIRDIQIEIRNAQNTPPSLEVPEEICVEAGEIIDFDAIALDSDIPVQPITLTATGGPLELTAGAATFANTTGFTPVSSQFRWETNCDHIQQQAWQVVFKARDSFYTNNGQDASLATFKVLRIKVVAPHVQNLQSTVSPGQVDLSWDAPYSCEGSAGFLGFSVWRKSSCDNTELDSCTVGLPGLGYTQINFGALVTTAGASGNYEFTDPNVQSGGIYSYRVLPEFATPVPGTNNFLGPVSGRSSEELCVQMAQDLPLMTNVDVESTDLNNGDILVRWAKPRAAELDTNFTVPPYRYELFRSEGQNGANFLPTPVFSSTNFNSYSALADTISFLDTGLNTEENAYSYRVAFYANGDTVGTTSLASSVYLTVNATDQTNRLVWTENVPWTNTQYVVFLENPTGSTTYTVLDTVNTTTYVHEELENGETYCYYIESIGSYGIPDVFSPLLNKSQRACGSPLDTVAPCPPIAVAALSGCEAFDDDSDQENRGLCEGFIREETDMANTISWQLPTDSCGLDIAAYRVYFAPYCDSTAYELVAEITDLNDTFFIHQPSDYNLAGCYYVTTVDSVEANGGGNESVPSIVVQSDNCPFYELPNVFTPNNDNANDFFGPCLPSRYIEAVDFRVFNRWGQEVFRTEDPAINWDGKDQQTGQDLAEDVYYYTCKLQINCMDCETVAPLKGVIHLIRNAR; from the coding sequence ATGAAGCAGCTTTTCTTATCATCACTTTTTCTTCTCGTCAATTTGTCCATGCTTTGGGCAACCCACAACCGCGCTGGAGAAATAACTTATCGCCAAACTGGTGCTCTAAGTATTGAGGCCAGAATTGTTACCTATACCAAAATTAGTGGACAGTCTATCCATGCCGACAGAACCGAATTGGACCTCAGTTGGGGAGATGGAACCTCTTCTACCGTTCCTAGAGACTACTTTGTTATGCTCCACAATGATATCCGAATGAATGTCTATACGGCTACGCATAGCTATCCTGGCCCCAATCCTGGCGGTCAACCCTATGTAATGGGTATGCAAGACCCTAACCGAAATGCCGATATACTCAATGTAAATAATGGAAATTCGGTCAATGTGGCTTTCTACATACAAACAGAGGTCTTCCTCTTTCCCACTTCTATTTATGGGAATAACAACTCACCAATTTTGCTCGAACCTCCAATCGATTTTGGAGTGGTGGGCCAAATTTTTCAACATACCCCCAACGGCTATGATCCCGATGGGGATAGCGTCGCCTACGAATTAGTGACCTGCCTGAGCGATCTCAATAATCCTGTTCCTGGCTTTTTACCCGTTAATGCTATTGGCCCAGGACCAAACAATAATTTTACTTTTGACCAACAAACAGGACTTTTTACTTGGAATACTCCTCAGGTTGCCGGAGAATACAATATTGCTATTCTAGTCAAATCTTACCGAAATGGAGCCTACCTAGGTGGTATTATCCGCGATATCCAAATCGAAATTAGAAATGCTCAAAATACACCTCCATCACTAGAGGTGCCCGAAGAAATATGTGTAGAAGCTGGCGAAATTATTGACTTTGATGCCATTGCCCTAGATAGCGATATCCCCGTTCAACCCATTACCCTAACGGCTACAGGTGGCCCTCTCGAACTGACTGCTGGGGCAGCAACTTTTGCCAACACCACTGGATTTACTCCTGTCTCTAGCCAGTTCCGCTGGGAGACAAACTGCGACCATATCCAGCAACAGGCCTGGCAAGTCGTTTTTAAAGCTAGAGATTCTTTTTATACTAATAATGGACAAGATGCCTCTTTAGCCACCTTTAAAGTTTTGCGTATTAAGGTGGTGGCTCCCCATGTCCAAAATTTACAATCTACTGTTAGCCCCGGCCAAGTAGATCTTAGCTGGGATGCCCCCTATAGCTGTGAAGGCTCTGCAGGCTTTTTGGGCTTTTCGGTCTGGCGAAAATCTAGCTGTGATAATACCGAACTAGATTCTTGTACCGTTGGATTGCCCGGTCTTGGCTATACCCAAATTAACTTTGGCGCCCTAGTGACTACCGCTGGCGCTTCTGGAAACTATGAATTTACCGATCCCAACGTTCAATCAGGAGGGATTTATAGCTATCGAGTTTTACCTGAATTCGCTACTCCCGTTCCTGGAACTAATAACTTTTTGGGACCGGTATCAGGACGTAGCTCGGAAGAACTCTGTGTGCAAATGGCCCAAGACCTTCCCCTGATGACTAATGTCGATGTGGAAAGCACAGATCTCAATAATGGAGATATCTTAGTCCGTTGGGCCAAACCTAGAGCTGCCGAACTAGATACCAACTTTACAGTGCCTCCCTACCGCTACGAACTGTTCCGCTCAGAAGGACAAAATGGGGCTAATTTTCTCCCAACCCCCGTCTTTAGCTCTACAAATTTTAATAGCTACTCAGCTCTAGCCGATACGATTAGTTTCTTGGATACAGGCCTCAATACAGAGGAAAATGCCTACTCTTATCGGGTCGCTTTTTATGCCAATGGCGATACGGTTGGGACTACCAGTCTGGCCTCTTCTGTTTATCTTACTGTCAATGCAACAGATCAAACTAATCGGTTGGTTTGGACCGAAAACGTCCCCTGGACCAATACCCAATATGTCGTTTTCTTAGAAAACCCCACAGGCAGTACTACTTATACTGTACTCGATACAGTCAATACAACGACTTATGTGCATGAAGAGCTCGAAAATGGAGAAACCTACTGCTATTATATCGAAAGTATCGGTAGCTACGGCATTCCCGATGTTTTCTCGCCCTTGCTCAATAAGTCGCAACGAGCTTGTGGCTCTCCTCTAGATACAGTGGCCCCTTGCCCTCCGATTGCCGTGGCTGCCCTTTCTGGCTGCGAGGCCTTTGATGATGATTCTGATCAGGAAAATCGCGGACTCTGCGAAGGCTTTATCCGAGAAGAAACCGATATGGCCAATACCATTAGCTGGCAGTTGCCTACCGATAGCTGTGGACTCGATATTGCCGCTTATCGCGTTTATTTTGCTCCCTATTGCGATAGCACTGCCTACGAATTGGTGGCCGAAATTACCGACCTTAACGATACTTTCTTTATCCACCAACCTAGCGATTACAATTTAGCGGGTTGCTATTATGTAACTACCGTAGATTCTGTAGAAGCCAATGGCGGCGGCAATGAAAGCGTCCCTAGCATAGTGGTCCAAAGCGACAATTGTCCCTTCTACGAGCTGCCGAATGTCTTTACCCCCAATAATGACAATGCCAACGATTTCTTTGGTCCGTGTTTGCCTAGCCGCTATATCGAGGCCGTAGATTTCAGAGTCTTCAACCGCTGGGGCCAAGAGGTCTTCCGCACTGAAGATCCCGCCATCAATTGGGATGGAAAAGACCAGCAAACAGGGCAAGACCTAGCCGAAGACGTTTACTACTACACTTGCAAATTGCAAATCAATTGTATGGATTGTGAAACGGTAGCCCCGCTTAAAGGCGTTATCCACCTCATCCGAAATGCTCGATAA
- a CDS encoding MBOAT family O-acyltransferase, producing MVFASLIFLTVFLPLHLLLYYAVDNKTYRNILLTLFSLAFYAWGEPVWIILLIISALVDYGNGRWIEHFRGTVHAKWGLISSLLVNLGLLATFKYNVFLYENLNALFGTDLCENFNALFGTDWKITKYALPIGISFYSFQTISYTVDVYRGEVKAQKSFLRFLMFVSLFHQLVAGPIVRYSDIEDNINNRKETAYDISQGILRFCIGLFKKVFIANVAGGLAILYMGEPNNPIDLSTITVAEAWFGILMFSLQIYYDFSGYSDMAIGLGRMFGFHYYENFNYPYIAKSATDFWRRWHMSLGSFFRDYIYIPLGGNRKGKLRGYFNLFVVWFLTGLWHGASWNFVLWGLYFGVLILLERLILNKVFKRLPAIFSHAYLLIAVVFGWALFYFEDSAQLFQFLEIMVGASENTLWNFKLGLVLKEHAYWLALAVLLCLPIYPPFGRWFENKLRFQSGLFYWWSLGLIQLILLLVSIALLVGDSFNPFIYYRF from the coding sequence ATGGTATTTGCTAGCCTCATATTTTTAACGGTCTTTTTGCCCTTGCATTTGCTGCTCTACTATGCGGTAGACAACAAGACCTATCGTAATATTCTGCTGACTTTATTCTCTTTGGCTTTTTATGCTTGGGGGGAGCCGGTCTGGATCATCTTGCTGATCATTTCGGCCTTGGTGGATTATGGTAATGGGCGTTGGATTGAGCATTTTAGGGGGACGGTCCATGCCAAATGGGGGTTGATTTCCTCTTTGTTGGTCAATTTAGGTTTGCTAGCTACCTTTAAGTACAATGTTTTCCTTTATGAAAACTTGAATGCTTTGTTTGGGACGGACCTTTGTGAAAACTTTAATGCTTTGTTTGGGACGGACTGGAAGATAACTAAATACGCCTTGCCTATTGGGATCTCCTTTTATAGCTTTCAGACCATTTCTTATACCGTAGATGTGTATAGGGGAGAGGTCAAGGCGCAAAAAAGTTTTCTGCGCTTTTTGATGTTTGTCAGTTTGTTTCATCAGTTAGTAGCTGGGCCGATTGTTCGTTATTCGGATATTGAGGACAACATTAACAATCGGAAAGAAACGGCCTATGATATTAGTCAGGGCATCTTGCGATTTTGCATTGGGCTCTTCAAGAAGGTGTTTATTGCCAATGTGGCGGGCGGTTTGGCCATCTTGTATATGGGCGAACCCAATAATCCTATAGATTTGAGTACCATTACGGTAGCCGAGGCTTGGTTTGGGATCTTAATGTTCTCCTTGCAGATTTACTATGACTTTTCGGGCTATTCGGATATGGCTATTGGTTTGGGAAGAATGTTTGGCTTTCATTATTATGAGAACTTCAATTATCCATATATAGCGAAGAGCGCGACAGATTTCTGGCGGCGTTGGCATATGTCATTGGGGAGCTTTTTTAGAGACTATATTTATATTCCCTTGGGGGGAAACCGCAAGGGGAAATTGCGGGGCTACTTCAACCTTTTCGTCGTTTGGTTTTTGACGGGTCTTTGGCATGGCGCCAGTTGGAATTTCGTCTTATGGGGCTTATATTTTGGCGTTTTGATCTTATTAGAGCGTTTAATTTTGAATAAGGTCTTTAAGCGTTTGCCGGCTATTTTTAGTCATGCTTATCTATTGATAGCGGTTGTTTTTGGTTGGGCGCTCTTTTACTTTGAGGACAGTGCGCAGCTATTTCAGTTTTTAGAAATTATGGTTGGCGCTAGTGAAAATACGCTTTGGAACTTTAAGCTGGGCCTTGTCTTGAAAGAGCATGCCTATTGGTTGGCTTTGGCGGTATTGCTTTGCCTGCCCATTTATCCGCCATTTGGAAGATGGTTTGAGAACAAGCTGCGTTTTCAGTCGGGTTTGTTTTATTGGTGGTCCTTGGGGCTCATTCAATTGATCTTGCTTTTAGTTTCTATAGCCCTACTGGTTGGCGATTCTTTCAACCCCTTCATTTATTATCGTTTCTAG
- a CDS encoding DHHW family protein: MNTPYPYRLNAILFMIPLGVLGILFFVLPKQKVSEIEKRELASMPSFSSKKFFKGDYTKELDLYFSDNFPFREGWVTAAQFIGNHRGIANEGVKFYAEGIDMDAGIDAIAAANDSLQGDSLQLVGTDSLVQDSSANDLFENEGFASDVQRLSRGLLIYEGMAIQMFGGSRNTAKLWAKVVNEYQQKLGPKGIQLHCGVTPTHGEFYLPSEYIAEAVSERKNIDTIYHYLDSAVHAFDVTTELFKHKDEYLFFNTDHHWTGRGAYYAYKAFCDEAGLKAIPIEEMEQGTIPNFLGSLYLKTRDKRLKEKGDSVEYFKIPYRHKTYRLVGADYSRLAGSRLYIENAKGGAAYGVFLGGDYPAICVFSEQDTSNHRRVVVIKNSYGNPFATYIPSHFERTYVIDYRYFKGNLMDFMEKNKVTDLILFHNSFSANTPSHVKMIKRLLTEGGVCAPHAVPARKKMFPMGDFLSRHFGKVEEYNSHYLKKQEELAEQAAKAAQEEWDSLPEN; the protein is encoded by the coding sequence ATGAACACCCCTTATCCATATCGTTTGAATGCCATTTTGTTTATGATCCCCTTGGGGGTTTTAGGCATTTTGTTTTTTGTTTTGCCCAAGCAGAAAGTTTCTGAAATAGAGAAGCGGGAGTTGGCGTCTATGCCTTCTTTTTCTTCTAAAAAATTTTTCAAGGGCGACTATACGAAGGAGTTGGACCTTTATTTCTCTGATAATTTTCCTTTTCGAGAAGGCTGGGTAACTGCAGCGCAGTTTATCGGGAACCATCGCGGCATCGCTAATGAAGGAGTAAAGTTTTATGCAGAAGGCATTGACATGGATGCGGGTATAGATGCTATTGCTGCGGCCAACGATAGCTTACAAGGTGATAGTTTGCAGCTGGTTGGGACCGATTCATTGGTCCAAGATAGTAGCGCCAATGATTTGTTTGAAAATGAGGGCTTTGCCTCAGATGTACAGCGCCTTAGTCGAGGCCTACTCATCTATGAAGGCATGGCGATACAGATGTTTGGCGGTAGCCGCAATACGGCTAAGCTTTGGGCTAAAGTAGTGAACGAATACCAACAGAAATTAGGACCAAAAGGGATTCAGCTACATTGTGGGGTTACGCCCACGCATGGCGAGTTTTATCTGCCTTCAGAATACATTGCAGAAGCAGTTTCGGAACGCAAAAACATTGATACCATCTATCATTATTTAGATTCGGCCGTGCACGCCTTTGATGTGACCACCGAGCTCTTTAAGCATAAGGATGAGTATTTGTTTTTCAATACGGACCATCACTGGACGGGCCGGGGGGCCTATTATGCCTACAAAGCCTTTTGCGATGAGGCCGGCCTGAAAGCGATTCCGATTGAGGAAATGGAACAGGGGACTATCCCCAACTTTTTGGGTTCGCTCTATCTCAAAACTAGAGATAAACGCCTCAAGGAAAAAGGCGATTCAGTAGAGTATTTTAAAATCCCTTACCGCCATAAAACCTATCGTTTGGTCGGGGCCGATTATAGCCGTTTGGCGGGTAGTCGCTTGTATATCGAAAATGCCAAAGGTGGGGCCGCTTATGGGGTGTTCTTGGGCGGCGATTATCCCGCTATCTGCGTATTTAGCGAGCAGGATACTTCCAATCATCGCCGTGTAGTAGTGATCAAAAACTCTTATGGGAATCCATTTGCCACTTATATTCCCTCACATTTTGAGCGAACTTATGTGATCGATTACCGCTATTTTAAGGGAAATTTGATGGACTTTATGGAGAAGAATAAGGTAACCGACCTAATTCTCTTCCACAATAGTTTTTCGGCCAATACGCCATCTCATGTAAAGATGATTAAGCGTTTATTGACCGAGGGAGGCGTTTGTGCCCCTCATGCTGTGCCTGCCCGCAAAAAAATGTTTCCGATGGGGGACTTCCTTTCTCGCCACTTTGGCAAGGTCGAAGAGTATAATTCGCATTACCTGAAAAAGCAGGAAGAATTGGCCGAGCAAGCCGCCAAAGCAGCTCAGGAAGAATGGGATAGTTTGCCTGAAAACTAG
- a CDS encoding GDSL-type esterase/lipase family protein — protein sequence MLGRISFFAFLLLIVAQQACQAQPEAVKFTPTTKVDVSDYPWMHPELNMLQFYDRSALELLRQKWKRTDKEKLTVIHFGDSHCQNDALPGQIRKRMQEVHGATGRGLMFPTSTAKTYSSIEYSTKHTGSWIAERSFRMRLKLPLGIRGMSCRTEQANSSLIFDFKKPVPKNYRHLKIFCKRDIRSFDIVVETSGKRIPVVVDASSRKPYIEVELPEITDQKLTLHIVRHNKYESEFEFYGMSLEDEADKGAVVHNAGVGAAKYNSLLNQILLWEQLPHLQPDVAIIDFGTNDYLYYDKLEPELESEIKTIIDKMRKAVPDICIILTSTQDLFWKKKNCMSGEPFSDMMHKIAYDKKCALFDWYWISGGQRKMLDWTKSRLAQPDMVHLTVKGYRLKGDLFFEALQNSLAWLDENPKENEFFFRIDKLKEEQAVLRNGGKPKSEAMSQSSTKNNQKPAAAKGNYRTHIVRSGESLYSISLKYNVSIQELKRWNNKSKNTIYKGDRLKIYK from the coding sequence ATGCTTGGACGAATTAGTTTTTTTGCTTTCCTATTGCTCATTGTTGCACAGCAGGCTTGCCAGGCGCAGCCCGAAGCTGTAAAATTTACGCCCACTACCAAAGTTGATGTTTCTGATTATCCTTGGATGCATCCAGAACTCAATATGTTGCAGTTTTATGATCGCTCGGCTTTAGAGTTGTTGCGGCAAAAATGGAAGCGTACAGATAAAGAGAAATTGACCGTCATTCATTTTGGGGATTCGCATTGTCAGAATGATGCTCTGCCAGGCCAAATCCGCAAGCGGATGCAGGAGGTCCATGGAGCAACGGGGCGTGGCTTGATGTTCCCTACCTCTACAGCCAAAACCTATTCTTCTATTGAATACAGTACTAAACATACAGGCAGTTGGATTGCTGAACGCAGCTTCCGTATGCGCCTCAAATTGCCTTTAGGAATTCGGGGAATGAGCTGCCGCACAGAACAGGCGAATAGCAGTCTTATTTTTGACTTTAAGAAGCCTGTGCCCAAAAATTATCGCCATCTCAAAATCTTTTGTAAGCGGGATATCCGTAGTTTTGATATCGTAGTAGAAACGAGCGGTAAAAGAATTCCAGTTGTGGTTGACGCCTCTAGCCGCAAACCATATATTGAAGTAGAGCTTCCCGAAATCACGGATCAAAAACTGACCTTACATATTGTTCGCCATAATAAGTATGAATCAGAGTTTGAGTTTTATGGCATGAGCCTAGAAGATGAGGCCGATAAGGGGGCTGTGGTCCATAATGCTGGAGTAGGAGCGGCCAAGTATAACTCTTTGCTCAATCAAATTTTGCTTTGGGAACAATTGCCCCATTTGCAGCCTGATGTAGCTATTATTGATTTTGGGACCAATGATTATCTGTATTATGATAAGCTTGAGCCAGAGCTAGAGAGCGAAATCAAAACGATCATTGATAAGATGCGCAAAGCGGTGCCCGATATCTGTATTATCCTCACGAGCACACAAGACCTTTTCTGGAAAAAGAAAAACTGTATGTCTGGGGAGCCTTTCTCGGATATGATGCACAAAATTGCCTACGATAAAAAATGTGCGCTTTTTGATTGGTATTGGATTTCTGGTGGCCAACGCAAAATGTTAGATTGGACCAAAAGCCGCTTGGCTCAACCCGATATGGTGCACTTGACCGTAAAAGGGTATCGCCTAAAAGGAGACCTCTTTTTTGAGGCCCTTCAAAATAGTTTGGCTTGGCTAGATGAAAACCCCAAAGAAAATGAGTTCTTTTTCCGCATTGATAAACTTAAAGAAGAACAGGCCGTCTTAAGAAATGGAGGAAAGCCCAAATCTGAGGCGATGAGCCAAAGCAGCACAAAAAATAATCAAAAACCTGCAGCGGCTAAAGGCAATTATCGCACACATATTGTTAGAAGTGGAGAATCCTTGTATTCGATCAGTCTAAAGTATAATGTGAGCATTCAGGAATTGAAAAGATGGAACAATAAAAGTAAAAACACCATCTATAAAGGAGATCGCCTCAAAATTTATAAATAA
- a CDS encoding ABC transporter ATP-binding protein, which produces MIKAVNIRKSYQQLQVLKGVSLEIAKGELVSIVGKSGAGKSTLLHIIGTLDQADEGELWIDGQNCGEMKKKALSRFRNEQIGFVFQFHHLLPEFTALENVCMPAFIKKTPEKEAHKKAKELLDYLGLADRMNHKPQQLSGGEQQRVAVARALINSPAVVLADEPSGNLDSQNSEELHQLFFNLRKDFEQTFVIVTHNLELAKMSDRCLQMQDGLIVEELR; this is translated from the coding sequence ATGATCAAAGCTGTAAATATTCGCAAATCTTATCAGCAATTGCAGGTGCTCAAGGGGGTAAGTTTAGAGATTGCCAAGGGCGAGCTGGTGAGTATTGTAGGGAAATCGGGGGCAGGTAAAAGTACTTTGCTGCATATTATTGGGACCTTGGACCAAGCCGATGAGGGCGAGCTCTGGATTGATGGGCAAAATTGTGGAGAAATGAAGAAAAAGGCGCTTTCGCGCTTTAGAAATGAGCAAATTGGTTTTGTCTTTCAATTTCATCACCTTTTGCCTGAATTTACGGCCTTAGAAAATGTTTGTATGCCTGCATTCATTAAAAAAACGCCTGAAAAAGAAGCGCATAAAAAGGCTAAAGAATTATTGGATTATTTGGGGCTGGCCGATCGGATGAACCACAAACCCCAGCAATTGTCGGGCGGAGAACAACAACGAGTGGCGGTAGCACGGGCTTTAATTAACTCGCCAGCAGTGGTTTTGGCCGATGAACCTTCGGGGAATTTGGATAGCCAAAATTCGGAAGAACTGCATCAGCTCTTTTTTAATTTGCGCAAAGATTTTGAACAAACTTTTGTCATTGTGACGCATAATCTGGAGCTAGCCAAAATGAGTGATCGCTGCCTGCAGATGCAGGATGGGTTGATTGTGGAAGAACTGCGCTAA
- a CDS encoding endonuclease V: protein MTNPFEEIPELAEAQKKMAQKVECIGYQPKKGDLIFSLDIQYVEEDAFVAIDVLRWQEGAEKVYLSAQKAGMEYRPRYFSFREGPPLLAAILALEEKLGEKASCLLVDGHGIAHPRRLGVASWLGVQADRPSIGMAKRPLLAVDDPAGRERGSISPIMQNQELLGYALRSQTDVKPIYISLGHKIDLETAREMVLQLADQGYRIPEPIRRADHAARAFAKGQSELGEVF from the coding sequence ATGACAAATCCCTTTGAGGAAATTCCCGAATTGGCCGAGGCCCAGAAAAAAATGGCCCAAAAAGTAGAATGTATTGGTTATCAACCTAAAAAAGGAGATTTAATCTTCAGCTTGGATATTCAGTATGTAGAAGAGGATGCTTTTGTGGCCATAGACGTTTTGCGTTGGCAAGAAGGAGCCGAAAAAGTATATTTATCGGCCCAAAAGGCGGGCATGGAATATCGACCGCGTTATTTTTCTTTTCGAGAGGGACCGCCTTTATTAGCGGCTATTTTGGCCTTAGAAGAAAAATTGGGCGAAAAAGCCAGTTGTTTATTGGTGGATGGGCATGGCATTGCGCATCCTCGGCGCTTGGGTGTGGCCAGTTGGTTGGGCGTTCAGGCCGATCGGCCAAGTATCGGAATGGCCAAACGTCCATTATTAGCGGTTGATGATCCAGCAGGAAGGGAAAGAGGAAGTATTTCGCCCATTATGCAAAATCAAGAGCTTTTGGGTTATGCCTTGCGCAGCCAAACAGATGTAAAACCTATATATATAAGTCTGGGCCATAAAATAGATTTAGAAACGGCTAGAGAAATGGTTTTACAGTTAGCCGATCAAGGCTATCGGATTCCAGAGCCCATCCGAAGAGCTGATCATGCGGCCCGCGCTTTTGCCAAGGGCCAAAGCGAATTAGGGGAAGTTTTTTAG